A portion of the Coturnix japonica isolate 7356 chromosome 4, Coturnix japonica 2.1, whole genome shotgun sequence genome contains these proteins:
- the RBM41 gene encoding RNA-binding protein 41 produces MRRVSSSVCSDEVLLEELETEGERQLKSLLQQQLDTNASIERCKSKRRCFAPAAFYRPFGEAAAGALSLSQFRELQESDRETAALRDLGLSDPEIELWRNRAAGKRSGLGAAPEAVRERLDAIQQKMDERQRILQLPQRFAGSKQLSRREMEIENALFQGTDRHSFLRALYHQDDTPRVTDEKDPMGHLDSVYQEVLGKQPPAGDQPSTSAVCSLPAPALQGSDHEDSSPPDQPGQAGSPSPPSKLQQPPPGPVTIKEPVEFIPEEEICRNRLSEEELRNIPRFSSYRPGEPNKVLYVKNLAPRVTMQDLVSLFARFQQDSTPIQFRLLSGRMRGQAFITFPDVQSAQDAMLLVNGYKLHGKPMVIEFGKSKVPSTEAEAAAPSCSAGAPPAAT; encoded by the exons ATGCGGAG GGTGAGCAGCAGCGTGTGCAGCGatgaggtgctgctggaggagctggagacGGAGGGGGAGCGGCAGCTGAAgagcctcctgcagcagcagctggacaCCAACGCCTCCATCGAGCG GTGTAAGTCGAAGCGGAGGTGCTTCGCTCCGGCCGCGTTCTACCGGCCCTTCGGGGAGGCGGCGGCCGGGGCTCTGAGCCTGTCCCAGTTCCGAGAGCTGCAGGAGAGCGACAGAGAGACCGCGGCGCTGCGGGACCTGGGGCTGTCCGACCCCGAGATCGAGCTATGGAGGAACCGCGCTGCGGGGAAG CGCTCCGGGCTGGGGGCGGCCCCCGAAGCCGTGCGGGAGCGACTCGATGCCATCCAGCAGAAGATGGACGAGAGGCAGCGCATCCTGCAGCTGCCGCAGAGGTTTGCTGGCAGCAAACAGCTGAGCAGGAGGGAGATGGAGATCGAGAACGCTCTATTCCAGGGGACGGACCGGCATTCCTTCCTGCGGGCACTGTACCACCAAG ATGACACCCCAAGGGTCACAGATGAGAAGGACCCCATGGGTCACCTGGACAGCGTTTACCAAGAGGTGCTGGGCAAGCAGCCGCCTGCAGGGGACCAACCAAGCACGAGTGCTGTgtgctccctgcctgccccagccctgcagggctctgacCATGAGGACTCATCACCTCCTGACCAGCCAGGCCAGGCAGGGAGCCCCAGCCCTCCATCAAAGCTCCAGCAGCCCCCTCCAGGGCCTGTGACTATAAAGGAGCCTGTGGAGTTCATCCCAGAGGAGGAGATCTGCAGGAACCGGCTCTCTGAGGAAGAGCTCCGCAACATACCTCGCTTTTCTTCCTACCGTCCTGGGGAGCCCAACAAG GTGCTGTATGTGAAGAACTTGGCCCCTCGTGTGACCATGCAGGACCTGGTGTCGCTGTTTGCCCGGTTCCAGCAGGACAGCACACCCATCCAGTTCCGCCTGCTGAGCGGCCGCATGCGGGGCCAGGCCTTCATCACCTTCCCTG ATGTTCAGTCAGCTCAGGACGCGATGCTGTTGGTGAACGGGTACAAACTGCATGGGAAGCCCATGGTGATTGAATTTGGGAAAAGCAAAGTGCCATCAACagaggctgaggctgctgctccctcctgctctgctggagcacCGCCTGCTGCCACGTAA